The genomic interval GGACGAAGACGTCGTCGTGCTGCGAGCGATCCTCCGTGACAATCCGACCGAGGCCGCGCGTCTGCGCAAGACCGCAACGGTCGCAAGCTTCTATCCGACCGGCAAGGAGCAGCCTGGTGTATCAACCAGGTTCAGCGTCCTGGGCGAATGGTCGGAGGCGCAATTGCTCGCCAAGCGTGGAGACGACAACGGCACCGTACTCTTCGCTCTCAAAAAGGGCGAAATATCAGGCGTTCTGTCGTGGCCGGAGGAGAAGACATACGGCTTCTATCTCGCCGTCGATACCCGCAAGCGAAGGGCGCCTTTTCTGAAAATTCAGGAGCTGAAGCACATCATACGGGCCAATGTGGACGAGTATCGCGAGCATACCCGCTTCAGCGCGTGGCTGATCTCGCCCGGTCCGCCGTCGGACGAGACTATCACGTCCTGGTACAACGATGTCGCAGGGGCATTCGAACAGCACTAGAGCGACGCTTTCACCGATGCGTTGACCGCTCGAGCGATATGGTAGATGCCGTAGCCGCCAGCCATGAATGGGACGAACGTCGCAAGCGCGCTCTCGAAGTAGCTCACTTTCATCGCGTGTTTTAGAAGAACCACGAACCGCACCTGCACCACCAGGATTGCGGCGACACCCGCCATGGTCGCCCATATACATTTGACCATGACCGCATCGACGTCGTTCGCGAGCGAGCGCCAATTGTCAAGAACGCAGCTTGCCGTCATCGACTGCCTGCAACTCTCCCGAATGAGCTCGGGCAATTTCATCGTCCAGCCTGGACCCAGATCCAAATTCGCGAGGATGATCCAATTACACATGGCGTAAGTCGCTCCCTCCGCAAACGTGACGAGGATCATCGGATACAGCGCGCATTGCAGGAAATCCAAAACGGATATGTCGTGATTTCCGAACGAGAAGCGCAGGGCTATGAACGTGACCAGCGCGCTGATCGAGGGAAGAAGAGCAAAGAGCGTCTTGATCCCGACTACCTCCCAAGACGACAAGTGATTGCTTAATCCGTAACTCCAGAACAGCAGCTGCTCGATGCCAACGCACCAGGTCAAGGTATAGAACAATGTCCTGGCCGCCCGTGCAAACGCAGCCGAATTCCAGCTCTGAAGCGTGTCGGCCAGTTCGCGGGGGAACAACACGAACTTCACGATGTCCAGAAATCTCGCCAGGCGGCGATGTCCTTGCGCCGACGCGTAGGCATAAGCCGACTGCATTCCGCCGCGCGTGTCGTTGCGAGGGAAGTTCTTCATCAGCAGCAGCAGCGAAATGCCCCAAAGCACCACCGCGAACGTCGCGATCGGCGTCGCCGCGTAGACGTATCGCGGCGATTCGGTCAGCGCGCGAAGCCAGAAGCCGGCGATGACCAGGTGGATCGTCAGCATCGCCACCCATCTGCCGATGGGCACGCCCTCGACGAGCGACAGATCGGGATTGGCCGCCCGCGCGCGAGCCATCAATCCGGCGAAGAACGACTGGAAATCCTTGTCCCTGCTCTCGTCAGTCGCGCCGCTGAAAACGTCGTACCGGCCGCCGCCGACAAGCGACAGCCGGCATCGAATGTAGGTGCCGAGGTGCCATTTCTTCCAGTATGACAGCGAGATCCGTCGAATGCCCCCGTATGGTATCAGCTCAATTTGCTGGCCTGCTTTCTTGACCTGAATGGCGTCCGCGCCGAGCGACACGATCGTCCGGCCGCGCTGGTTGGGGGCCCGATCGAACAATTCATAGTCAATCATTTAGCACCCACTATGTACATATCGGCAATTCAGCTAACTTACAGATCGTCGATCAAAAGACAATCCGCGTCCCCGCTCGGATAGTACTTGTGGGGTCGAGATCATTGTTTTTGTTAGTAGTTCGCAATTAGCCAGATGAAATACGGTAACCCGCGATGGTTTCGCACGTGCGGCTGGTGGCGCGGGCGCCGCGCTGGCGCTGTTCTCGCTGACCGTGGCGTCGTTCCCGCTGCCGCCCGACCGCGACGTCGATTTCGTCACCGCAATGGTCACCAGCGTGCGCGCGGTGGTGAAGAGTCCGTTGCCGATGATCGGCTGGGCCGCCACGATCGTGGTGTTGCTGGCGGTATCGGCGCTGCCGTATTTCCTCGGCCTGATCGTGACGCTGCCGGTGCTGGGCCATACCACTTGGCACCTGTATCGCAAGATAGTCGCGCCGGTCGCGGCCGAACTGCCGGCTGCCGAGGACGCCGAAGCGATCAGCAACGTCGTGGCGATGCCGAAACGCGCCGCTGCGGGCTGACGCCACACCGACCGGATGCGGCCCAGGCTATTCCGGCCCGCCCGGCACTGTGACGCCGGCGCGCCGCAGCGCGGCGATCATCTTGACCGGCGGCTGTACTGCGATCCGCGGTGCGCGTCCGGTTTCGAGCAGGCTCTTCAGCGACGACAGGATCGCGGGCCAGCCTTGGCGGCCGCCCGACAGGATATCGTCGTCGAGCGGACGCTCGTGCGCTTCGGTCATGGTCAGCTTCACGGCTTCGCCGGCTTGTTCGATCGTGTAGCTGACCACGGTGCCGCCGAGCGCTTCGACGAGGCTCGGCCAGCCGACATTCCAGGTGATGCTCAGCTTGTGCGGGGGATCCCAGGTGATCACCTCGCCAGTGATGTGGGGCGTTCCGTCCGGCGCCAGCAGCCTCAACGCGCCGCCGACGCGCGGTTCGATCTCGATCGCAAAGCCCGAGAAATAGTCCCGGCTGAACTCAGCCGAGGTGAGCGCCTGCCACACCCGTTCGGCAGGCGCCGCGATGTAGATAGTGTAGACCGTTTGGGGCACCCAGCCGCTGACATCGGTCATGCTGTGCTCCGTTTGCGGTTACGCTGACACATGAGCGGCTTCCGCGGCGGCATGCGCCGGGGCGGCGAACGGCAGCGGCTCTCCGGTCTCCAAAATGCTCTTCAGGCTGGCCAGCACCATCGGCCAACCGAAGCTGATGCTCGGCAATGTCGCGCTGCCTTCGTCGAAGTCTTCGTGGGTGACCGTCAGCTTGACGAGATCGCCTTGCGGCTCGATCTCGTAGGTGACGCGCGACGGTTTCTCCTGGCGCATCGCCGGGTCCCACACCGAGACCCAATCGTACGCCAGCCGACGCGGCGGATCGGACTCCACGATGGTGCAGCGGTTCTTGATCTCGCCGCCACGCTCCATCGTCATTTCCGAGCCGACCCTCCAGTCCGAGCGCAGCGTGCAGTCCATCCAGTAGCGCCTGGTGAAATCGGCGTCGGTCAACGCGTGCCACAGCCGCTCCGGCGTGGTGCGGATATAGGTGACGTAGGCGAATTCCGGCTTACTCATCGCGCGTCTCCAATTTGCGTTTCAGGTCGCTGAGGGCGGCGAGCCGGCCGCGCTCGAATTTCCTGATCCAGCGGTCGCCGATCTCGTGGATCGGCACCGGATTCAGGTAGTGGAGCTTCTCGCGGCCGTGTTTGACCGTGGCGACCAGATTGGCCGCTTCGAGAATCGCAAGGTGCTTGGTCACGGCCTGCCGCGTCATCGCGAGGCCGTCGCAGAGATCGCTCAGCGTCTGCCCGTTACGGGCGTGGAGCCGGTCCAAAAGGGCGCGCCGCGAACCATCCGCCAGCGCTTTGAAGACCTCATCCATGGCGGCGATAATAGGCAACCAAAAAGTTGCATGTCAACACCGAGCAGCGACGCGGCCTTTTCGCCAGTCGTCGCAGTCGCGCAGGGCTGCTAACGTCTCGGCTGGAATCGTTACGTGAATGGGAATGCCATGTCTCTCGAAATGTACCTGACCTTCGTCACCGCCTGCATCGTGCTCGCTCTGCTGCCGGGGCCGGTGGTGACGCTGGTGATCGCCAACGGCCTGCGTCACGGCACCCGCGCAGCATTGCTGAACATCGCCGGTGCGCAGCTCGGGCTAGGTCTGGTGATCGCGCTGGTCGCTGCCGGTCTCACCACGCTGATGGCGACGATGGGCTATTGGTTCGACTGGGTACGGTTTCTCGGCGCAGCCTATCTGGTGTGGCTCGGCATCGGCCTGATCCGGAAGCCGGTCGAAGGTCTGTCGACCGATCAGCCGCCGCCTCCGCCGCGCGGCGGCTTCTTCCTGCAGGGCTTCTTGGTGCTGCTGGCAAATCCGAAGGTGCTGGTGTTCTTCGGCGCGTTCATTCCGCAGTTCGTCGACATGCAGCGCGAGACGGTGCCGCAGGTGGCGCTGCTCGGCGTCACCTTCATGGTGATCGCGGCGATGACGGATGCGATCTACGCGCTGCTCGCCGGCCGCGCCCGCACGATGTTCTCGGCGCACCGCACGCGGCTGCTGTCGCGGATCTCCGGCGGCTTCATGATCGGCGGCGGTGTCTGGCTCGCGCTCAGCCGTGCGAAGTAAGGCGCGGCCTTTGCCTTGTCATATGTAGGCTAAGCCGACGAAGCAATCCGGCTCCCGAGGGCTCGGCGCATCTGGATTGTTTCGCCGTGGCTCGCAAAGAATCAGCGAGGTTGCGGTGGTGCCGCTATCGCAGCGCCTACTGTTGCCGCAGCTTGTCGCTGATCGCGCTCAGAACGCGTGTGAGCCGGCTAGCCCATTCCACCTGGCCGGCCTCGTCGGTGATCTGATCCTGGCGGATTTCGATGCCCGAGGTAATCAGGCCGCGTGCGGTGCCGTGCACCGGAATGGTGTAGTCGGTGCCGTCGGCGACCGCGTAAGGCTGGTTGTCGCCGACAACCAGGTCCGGCTCGCGCCGCAGCTCGGCGAGCAGCAGCGGCGGCAGCACGGTGCAGTCCTGATACAGTGTGCCGATGTGCCAGGGCCGTGCCATGCCGTGATACACCGGCGTGAACGAATGCAACGCCAGCAGCACGGTCGGCTGGCCGGATAATTGCCGATCTTCGATCGCCGCCTCGATCCGCTGGTGATACGGATCGAAAATCAGCCGCCGCCGCTCCGCGGCATGCTCGCGAGTCAGTCCGTCGTTGCCGGGGATCGTCGTCGCCTCGCTGACCAGCGGGATCGAGCTCTCGGCGCTCGGCGGCCGATTGCAGTCGATCACCAGCCGCGAATAGCGCTGCGCGATCAGATGTGCGCCGAGCGCATCGGAAACCCGTTCGGCGACGCCTGCGATGCCGACGTCCCAGGCGATGTGGCGCGTCAGTTCGGCTTCGGGCAGGCCGAGATCGCCGAGTTGTGCCGGGATCCGGCGGCCGTAATGGTCACACACCAGCAGGAACGGCGATTGTCCGTTCTGATTGCGTTCGATCACCGGAGGCTCTCCGGCATCGAGGCTAAGGAAATTATCGCGCACGCCGTCCATCACCGAACCTGCCTATCGCCTTTTGTCGTCCGAGCCCCACCGAATCGGTAGCGGATTCGCCGGCGCGGCGTCGAGACGATTGAACTTCGCCGTCACGAACCGGGCATGACATCCCGCCGACGTTTGGATAGCTTCGGCCCGACTTGCTGAAGTTGCGGTGAATGATGTCCGATCGTCTGTTCGTTTATGGCACGCTGATGCGCGGCTACGACCATCCGATGGCCCGGCTGCTGTCGTCGAATGCGGAGTTTCTTGGGGCAGCCTCGATGCCGGGCCGGCTGTATCTGGTGCGGCACTATCCCGGCCTGGTGCCGTCGGATGATCCGGCGGACTGCGTTCACGGCGAAGTGTTCCGGCTGCATCGGCCGGACGAGGTTCTGGCGCAGCTCGACGATTACGAAGGCTGCGGACCGCGTGACCAGCGCGCGGAGTACCGGCGCGAGATCGCCCGCGTGACGCTGGCAAGCGGCACGGAGCTCGACGCGTTCGTGTACTATTTCAATTGGGATGTGGCGCGGCTACCGCGCATCGAAACAGGGCGGTTTCAGCCGGAAGCGTTTTCCGGCTGAAAGGGCCTGAAGGCTTCTAGCCGGTAAGGTGCAGCTCGATCCGCGCATTGGCGGCCAGCGGCAGCAGGGTCAGCCAATCCGGATCGCCCGGCTCGGTGAGGCAGAAGCTCGGAAAGTCATAGGCTTCGACCGAAGCGGTGGCGATATCGAGCACGTGGCCGCAGTCGTCGCACTTCCAGGAATGGATCTCGTACACCCCGTCGATGGCTTCCACGCCGAGCGACGTCATCTGCGCATTGCAATGGGCACAATTAGCCATGGTCTGGCTCCTTATCGTTCGAACGCGACGCTCCAGAACTTCGGAAGCGACGCGGGTGAGCCCTTTAAGCCTTGGCTGATCGTTCTCCCCCGACTCCCCCGCATTGCGCAGGGTGCGGCAGTTCAATCCCGCTTGCGCGGTGCAGCAATGAGCTGGATCAAACCGGCTCCGCTTGCGAATTGTCGCGGGTTTACAAGGGTATCGACTATGCCGCAATGCGAAATATTGCGAGGTGATGACATGCGTGTGCAACCTAGTTTGTTCGCGCTAAAGTAGCTTTGATATAGCTGACAACTAGAGGCTGACACGGGCGACGCAAATAGTACCCGCTCCGCATCCGGGCAGATCATTTTATGAACCACTCAGACTTTCGAATTGGGCTGGAGTTTGTGACGGAAGCCGGACGATGGCGATGCACGGATATCGGCACACGTACGATCACAGCGATACGTCTCGATCGCGGTGACGACACAAGTTGGTACGACGGACCGCCCTACGCGATTGCCGAAACTGCTTTTGATGAAGACGACATAGCTTCATGTGAGATCGCTCCAGAGCGAGGGTCGTTCGGTGACACCGGGAAGCTCCAGATTGGAGGGCTCAAGCAGTATCCCCTATCCGCCCTGTCTCAGATTTGTGCGATCGACTACACGGCCGTTATCGCTCGCAACATGCCTGCGATGCGGACATTTTATGGTGATTTGCTTGGGTTTTCATTGATTCGGGAGCTGTCCCCGAACTGGGTGGAGTATCGGGTCGGCGGTAACGTCCTTGCGCTCGCCAAACCAAGGTTGACAGCTGCAGATCCTCCGATCCCGTTAGGCATTGCATCGGTTCAGCTGGCGTTTCGCGTACCTCTGGCCGAGGTCGATCGATGCGCTGCTGAGCTTGCCCAGAAGAGCGTCGCATTGTTATCGCCCCCGATGGACCAGAGCTTTGGACACCGAACACTGTTTTTCCGGGATCCCGACGGAAACCTGCTGGAAATCTTCGCAGAGATCCCGTCACCCCCGGTGTCCGAGCGCTAGGTGGTCCTGGTTCTTGTCGGATCGCGACGCGGGCACAACCTCATATGGTGAGGAGGCCCGAAGCGTCGTCTCGAACCATGGGTGGCGGGGCTGGTCCATGGGGCTCTCATCCTTCGAGACGTCGGCGTTGGCGAGGATTCATCTCTGTTTGCGCTGTGGATAGCCGGGACAATTCGGCGCAACCTCGTCTTCACCTCGCGTGAGCCTATATCCATGGTCGGTTGGCGCCGCTGGTGAGCGCTGTTTGCTGAAGCCCTTAAAACCTCCCGAGCCCATGCGCTTCTCGCCGCAGTTCCTCGACGATCTGAAAGCCCGGCTGTCGGTGTCGGAGGTGGTCGGCCGTCGCGTCAAGCTGAAGAAGGCCGGGCGGGAGTGGAAGGGGCTGTCGCCGTTCCAGCAGGAGAAGACGCCGTCCTTCTTCGTCAATGACGAGAAGCAGGCGTGGTTCGACTTCTCCTCGGGCAAGAACGGCTCGATCTTCGACTTCGTGATGCTGACCGAGGGCGTCGACTTCCCGGAAGCGGTCGAACGGCTGGCCGCGATGGCCGGCGTCGCGCTGCCGGTGCAGACGCAGGAGTCCGCGCGCCAGGAGCAGCGCCGCAAATCGCTGTACGACGTGATGGAGCTGGCGGCGAATTACTTCGCCGACAATCTCGCCTCGCGCGCCGGTGCCCGCGCCCGAGGTTATCTCGCTGATCGCGCCATCATGCCGGGCACGCAGGTCAAGTTCCGCCTCGGCTACGCGTCGAACGAGCGCTACGCGCTGAAGGAGTATCTCGGCAAACACGGCGTGCCCGTGCCCGACATGATCGAGGCCGGACTGTTGTCGGCGGGCCCTGATATTCCGGTGCCGTTCGACAAATTCCGCGATCGGGTGATGTTTCCGATCACCGATCTCCGCGGCCGTGTGATCGCGTTCGGCGGCCGTGCGCTGGAGAAAGATGTCGCGGCCAAGTACCTGAACTCGCCGGAGACGCCGCTGTTTCACAAGGGCGACAATCTCTACAACCACGCGCCCGCGCGCAAAGCCGCGCACGACGGCGGCGCGGTGATCGTGGTCGAGGGCTATGTCGACGTCATCGCACTGGTCACCGCCGGTTTTCCCGCCACCGTCGCGCCGCTCGGCACCGCGCTGACCGAAGCGCAGCTTCAGCACCTCTGGAAGATGGCCGACGAGCCGATCCTGTGCTTCGACGGCGATCGCGCCGGACAGAAGGCGGCGTATCGCGCCGCCGATCTGGCGCTGCCGCATCTGAAGCCCGGCAAGAGCCTGCGCTTCGCGCTGCTGCCGGAAGGCCAGGATCCCGACGATCTCGCCCGCGCCGGCGGCCGGCTCGCGGTCGAGGAGGTGATCGGTGCGGCGCGGCCGCTCGCTGACATGTTGTGGGCGCGCGAGGTGGAGGGCGGGATGTTCGCCACCCCGGAGCGGCGCGCGGCGCTGGAGGCCCGGATCAACGAGCTATCCAACGGAATCCGCGACGAAATCGTCCGCAAGCACTATCGCCAGGACCTCACCGACCGGCTGCGCACCGCGTTCGCCCCGCAGGGCGGATTTGGGGGCGGCTATGGCGGGGGATTCGGGGGCGGTTTCCGGGGCGGCGGGGGCGGCGATTCGGGTCGCCGATTCGCCCCGAGCGGCGGTTTTCCACAGGGCGGCGGCCGGTTCGCCCCGCGCGGGCGTCCGGGACAACCGACGCCGATGCTGGGCCGCGGCCCCTACCAGATTGCCAGCCCGGACCTGATCGCCAGTCCGATCATGCGCGGCCAGCGCTCGGCGATGTCGCGCCGCGAGGCGCTGATCCTGATCTCGCTGCTCAACCACCCCTGGCTGCTCGACGACCATCTGGAGGAAATCGCCGCGCTGGAATTCGCCCATCCGGAGGCGCACCGGCTGCGGGCGGCGATCATCGCCGCATTCGCCCAGCATCACCACCGCGGCGACGATCCCCCCGAGCAGGCCGAGAAGCTCCGCGCAGATTTGGTTAAGGCAGGATTATCCGAGCAATTGCAGCGGGTTGAGCGGGTGATTACGACCTCGGCGGTGTGGGGGGCCGGCCCCAAGGCGGCGCGCGAGGACGTCCTTTCGACGTGGCAGCAACTCGTTGCCTTGCATCGACAATCCCACTCCTTACTTAGGGAATTGAAGGATGCCGAGCTGGCTTTGGGTGAAGACGGCAGCGAGGCGAATATGCGGTGGTTGAACGACGTCAAGGCGCGCCTGGCGCAGGTCGAGGGGACCGAGGCGCTGATCGAGGGATTCGGCGAATCCTCCGGCCGGTTCCAGCGCAGCGTGTGAGGCGGTCAGCGGAAGGCCCCGGGCGGGCGTCGAGTCGAAAAGACTCGCCAATCCCCGGATTTAGCTGCAAAAACAGGGTTAGTAAGGGCTTAACGGCATTCCGGTAGAAGGCCTTCGGGCGACCAATTTGGGTAACCAGCGAGCGGGATCGTGCGGGGTGGCGCAGGCGGGCGCCGCCCTTTGTGCGTCTCTCCCGATAAGGCAAGTTTTCATGGCGGCGCGGTGACGCCTCGTCCGTGAGCGCGTTCAGGAGCAGTGGATGGCCAGCAAGGCGAAGACGGTTCAGGTGCAGGACAAGGACAAGGACGACAAGGTAGACGCGCCGGAGAAGGACTCCGTCGACGCTCCCTCGCCGCTCCTCGACCTGTCGGATGCGGCCGTCAAGAAGATGATCAAGCAGGCGAAGAAGCGCGGCTTCGTCACCTTCGATCAGCTCAATGAAGTGCTGCCCTCCGACACCACGTCGCCGGAGCAGATCGAAGACATCATGTCGATGCTGTCCGACATGGGCATCAATGTGTCCGAGGCGGAAGACACCGAGGCCGAAGAAGAAGAGGCCAAGGAAGAGGCCGACGAGGAGCTCGACAACGATCTGGTCGAAGTCACCGCCAAGGCCGTAACCGAGACCAAGAAGTCCGAGCCCGGCGAGCGCACCGACGATCCCGTCCGCATGTATCTGCGCGAGATGGGCACCGTCGAGCTGCTGTCGCGCGAGGGCGAAATCGCCATCGCCAAGCGGATCGAAGCCGGCCGCGAGGCGATGATCGCCGGTCTGTGCGAAAGCCCGCTGACGTTCCAGGCGATCATCATCTGGCGCGACGAACTCAACGAAGGAAAGATCTTCCTTCGCGACATTATCGATCTCGAAGCGACCTACGCCGGCCCCGAAGGCAAGAACAACATCGGCGAGCCCGGTGAGGAAGCCGCGGCCGAAGGCGAGGGCGGTGCGCCCGCGCACGTCGCGCCGCCGGCGGCTCCGCCGTCCGCCACCCCGTTCCGTCCCGCGCAGCAGCGCGGCGCCGCGCCGGCCGAAGGCGAGGGCG from Rhodopseudomonas palustris carries:
- a CDS encoding SRPBCC family protein, which codes for MTDVSGWVPQTVYTIYIAAPAERVWQALTSAEFSRDYFSGFAIEIEPRVGGALRLLAPDGTPHITGEVITWDPPHKLSITWNVGWPSLVEALGGTVVSYTIEQAGEAVKLTMTEAHERPLDDDILSGGRQGWPAILSSLKSLLETGRAPRIAVQPPVKMIAALRRAGVTVPGGPE
- a CDS encoding SRPBCC family protein, encoding MSKPEFAYVTYIRTTPERLWHALTDADFTRRYWMDCTLRSDWRVGSEMTMERGGEIKNRCTIVESDPPRRLAYDWVSVWDPAMRQEKPSRVTYEIEPQGDLVKLTVTHEDFDEGSATLPSISFGWPMVLASLKSILETGEPLPFAAPAHAAAEAAHVSA
- a CDS encoding ArsR/SmtB family transcription factor → MDEVFKALADGSRRALLDRLHARNGQTLSDLCDGLAMTRQAVTKHLAILEAANLVATVKHGREKLHYLNPVPIHEIGDRWIRKFERGRLAALSDLKRKLETRDE
- a CDS encoding LysE family translocator; this encodes MSLEMYLTFVTACIVLALLPGPVVTLVIANGLRHGTRAALLNIAGAQLGLGLVIALVAAGLTTLMATMGYWFDWVRFLGAAYLVWLGIGLIRKPVEGLSTDQPPPPPRGGFFLQGFLVLLANPKVLVFFGAFIPQFVDMQRETVPQVALLGVTFMVIAAMTDAIYALLAGRARTMFSAHRTRLLSRISGGFMIGGGVWLALSRAK
- a CDS encoding N-formylglutamate amidohydrolase, which encodes MDGVRDNFLSLDAGEPPVIERNQNGQSPFLLVCDHYGRRIPAQLGDLGLPEAELTRHIAWDVGIAGVAERVSDALGAHLIAQRYSRLVIDCNRPPSAESSIPLVSEATTIPGNDGLTREHAAERRRLIFDPYHQRIEAAIEDRQLSGQPTVLLALHSFTPVYHGMARPWHIGTLYQDCTVLPPLLLAELRREPDLVVGDNQPYAVADGTDYTIPVHGTARGLITSGIEIRQDQITDEAGQVEWASRLTRVLSAISDKLRQQ
- a CDS encoding gamma-glutamylcyclotransferase family protein; its protein translation is MMSDRLFVYGTLMRGYDHPMARLLSSNAEFLGAASMPGRLYLVRHYPGLVPSDDPADCVHGEVFRLHRPDEVLAQLDDYEGCGPRDQRAEYRREIARVTLASGTELDAFVYYFNWDVARLPRIETGRFQPEAFSG
- a CDS encoding VOC family protein, producing the protein MNHSDFRIGLEFVTEAGRWRCTDIGTRTITAIRLDRGDDTSWYDGPPYAIAETAFDEDDIASCEIAPERGSFGDTGKLQIGGLKQYPLSALSQICAIDYTAVIARNMPAMRTFYGDLLGFSLIRELSPNWVEYRVGGNVLALAKPRLTAADPPIPLGIASVQLAFRVPLAEVDRCAAELAQKSVALLSPPMDQSFGHRTLFFRDPDGNLLEIFAEIPSPPVSER
- the dnaG gene encoding DNA primase, with amino-acid sequence MRFSPQFLDDLKARLSVSEVVGRRVKLKKAGREWKGLSPFQQEKTPSFFVNDEKQAWFDFSSGKNGSIFDFVMLTEGVDFPEAVERLAAMAGVALPVQTQESARQEQRRKSLYDVMELAANYFADNLASRAGARARGYLADRAIMPGTQVKFRLGYASNERYALKEYLGKHGVPVPDMIEAGLLSAGPDIPVPFDKFRDRVMFPITDLRGRVIAFGGRALEKDVAAKYLNSPETPLFHKGDNLYNHAPARKAAHDGGAVIVVEGYVDVIALVTAGFPATVAPLGTALTEAQLQHLWKMADEPILCFDGDRAGQKAAYRAADLALPHLKPGKSLRFALLPEGQDPDDLARAGGRLAVEEVIGAARPLADMLWAREVEGGMFATPERRAALEARINELSNGIRDEIVRKHYRQDLTDRLRTAFAPQGGFGGGYGGGFGGGFRGGGGGDSGRRFAPSGGFPQGGGRFAPRGRPGQPTPMLGRGPYQIASPDLIASPIMRGQRSAMSRREALILISLLNHPWLLDDHLEEIAALEFAHPEAHRLRAAIIAAFAQHHHRGDDPPEQAEKLRADLVKAGLSEQLQRVERVITTSAVWGAGPKAAREDVLSTWQQLVALHRQSHSLLRELKDAELALGEDGSEANMRWLNDVKARLAQVEGTEALIEGFGESSGRFQRSV